From a single Mesorhizobium shangrilense genomic region:
- a CDS encoding TerC family protein translates to MEIFTAAGISALLQVIAIDLVLAGDNAIVIGLAAAGLPAEQRKKAILIGVLAATVLRICFAAITVKLLAIVGLLLAGGILLLWVCWKMYRELRTSHADELEATEALSNSAGATASAKGPRKTLGQAALQIVVADVSMSLDNVLAVAGAARDHFTVLIIGLVLSIALMGLAASFIAKLLHRHRWIAYIGLLIILYVAVDMVYRGAMEVWPHVNNAVS, encoded by the coding sequence ATGGAAATTTTCACCGCCGCAGGCATATCGGCCCTGCTCCAGGTCATCGCCATCGATCTCGTGCTTGCCGGCGACAACGCCATCGTCATCGGCCTCGCCGCGGCTGGGCTGCCGGCCGAGCAGCGCAAGAAAGCGATCCTGATCGGCGTCCTGGCGGCGACGGTGCTGCGCATCTGTTTTGCGGCAATCACCGTCAAGCTGCTTGCCATCGTCGGCCTGTTGCTGGCCGGGGGCATCTTGCTTCTGTGGGTCTGCTGGAAGATGTACCGCGAGCTGCGCACATCCCACGCCGATGAGCTGGAGGCGACCGAGGCGCTGTCGAATTCGGCTGGCGCCACTGCCAGCGCAAAGGGGCCGCGCAAGACATTGGGTCAGGCCGCATTGCAGATCGTCGTGGCGGATGTGTCGATGTCGCTCGACAATGTGCTGGCCGTGGCGGGCGCCGCGCGCGACCATTTCACGGTGCTGATCATAGGCCTGGTGCTGTCGATTGCCTTGATGGGGCTCGCGGCGAGCTTTATCGCCAAGCTGCTGCACCGCCATCGTTGGATCGCCTATATCGGCCTGCTGATCATCCTCTATGTCGCCGTGGACATGGTCTATCGCGGTGCGATGGAAGTGTGGCCGCACGTCAACAACGCGGTCAGTTGA
- a CDS encoding DUF930 domain-containing protein, whose product MLLVSPMKKLFIAALASTILALPAQAMDSALRAGLMKLDPQTRLEQRCDAEVLDRITHDDHKFKADRVVAYAFATPEMGTDAIRSPGAAFRSKGQWYRLKFKCQTAPDHMEILNLRYRIGDEIPETDWSKYNLYN is encoded by the coding sequence ATGCTGCTTGTCTCGCCCATGAAAAAGCTTTTCATCGCCGCCCTGGCATCCACAATACTGGCTTTGCCGGCACAGGCCATGGACAGCGCTTTGCGCGCCGGCTTGATGAAACTTGATCCGCAGACCCGGCTTGAGCAGCGGTGCGATGCCGAAGTCCTCGACCGGATCACGCATGACGATCACAAATTCAAGGCGGATCGGGTCGTCGCTTACGCTTTCGCAACACCCGAAATGGGCACCGATGCAATCCGCAGCCCGGGCGCCGCGTTTCGCAGCAAGGGGCAGTGGTACCGTCTGAAATTCAAGTGCCAGACGGCTCCGGACCATATGGAGATTCTGAACCTTCGTTACCGCATCGGCGACGAGATTCCAGAAACCGACTGGTCCAAATACAATCTCTACAACTAA
- a CDS encoding LysR family transcriptional regulator codes for MNDADVDLNLLVALDILLAEGSVTGAARRLGLSTSAMSRTLTRLRSAIRDPLLVRAGRGLVPTPRAAELRDRVHELTRDVRAVLRPQINDADMAGLELTFVIRASEAFLEFLSGLVVAAVTRAAPRVRLRFVSKPDKDARPLREGLIDLEIGLLGTSAPEIRTQFLFYDRYVGVVRIGHPLLVGAGVTPERYAACNHVVASREGKVTEPIDDALEALGLGRKIMVIVPGYPDAMRIASQSELVAVVPLSCVGHAATAGLESFDLPIPMPEFKISAMWHPRTDADPAHRWLRDTVMSVCRAAYPRR; via the coding sequence ATGAACGACGCGGATGTGGATCTGAACCTTCTCGTTGCGCTGGACATATTGCTCGCCGAAGGCAGTGTCACAGGCGCTGCCCGCCGTCTTGGCCTGAGTACCTCCGCGATGAGCCGGACGCTGACACGACTTCGGTCGGCAATACGCGATCCCCTGCTCGTTCGGGCCGGGCGTGGGCTTGTGCCGACACCCCGCGCCGCCGAGCTGCGCGATCGCGTCCATGAGCTGACCCGCGATGTGCGAGCTGTTCTCCGGCCGCAAATCAATGATGCCGACATGGCCGGGCTCGAATTGACGTTCGTCATTCGCGCCAGTGAAGCGTTCCTGGAGTTCCTTTCCGGCCTCGTCGTTGCCGCCGTAACGCGAGCGGCGCCGCGCGTCCGCCTCCGTTTTGTATCCAAGCCCGACAAGGATGCGCGCCCGCTTCGGGAAGGCCTCATCGATCTTGAGATCGGCTTGCTTGGAACGTCCGCGCCGGAAATACGCACCCAGTTCCTGTTTTACGATAGATATGTCGGCGTCGTCCGGATCGGGCATCCGCTTCTGGTTGGCGCGGGCGTTACGCCAGAACGATATGCCGCCTGCAACCATGTCGTGGCGTCACGGGAAGGCAAAGTCACGGAGCCGATCGATGACGCTCTGGAGGCGCTTGGCCTTGGACGGAAGATAATGGTTATCGTGCCCGGTTATCCGGATGCGATGCGGATCGCGAGCCAATCGGAATTGGTCGCGGTCGTGCCGCTTTCATGTGTTGGCCACGCAGCCACGGCGGGGCTTGAGAGCTTCGATCTCCCGATTCCGATGCCTGAATTCAAGATATCGGCGATGTGGCATCCTCGCACGGACGCCGACCCGGCACATCGCTGGCTGCGCGACACCGTGATGTCGGTTTGCCGGGCAGCGTATCCACGGCGATGA
- a CDS encoding SDR family oxidoreductase, whose protein sequence is MPKTALSAAAGTILLIGASRGLGHAMAAEFLKKGWDIVGTVRGGGSRTKLHDLADEFEGRVEIEIVDICEPDQVAALRDRLSDRVFEMLFVNAGVTNNPAETIADVTTDEFVRVMVTNALSPMRVIESLEQYVPATGLIGVMSSGQGSIANNETGQREVYRGSKAALNMFMRSFAARHSGTSRAMVTMAPGWVRTELGGPDGRLSIEESVPSLVNVLLSKQGKPGLEYLDYLGRTVPW, encoded by the coding sequence ATGCCCAAGACCGCTTTGAGTGCTGCTGCCGGTACCATCCTTCTCATCGGCGCATCGCGCGGTCTTGGCCATGCCATGGCCGCCGAATTCCTGAAGAAAGGATGGGACATCGTCGGCACGGTCCGAGGCGGCGGAAGCCGAACCAAGCTGCACGATCTTGCTGACGAGTTCGAAGGCCGGGTCGAAATAGAGATCGTGGACATTTGCGAGCCGGATCAGGTCGCGGCGTTGCGTGACCGCCTGTCGGACAGGGTGTTCGAGATGCTTTTCGTCAACGCCGGCGTGACCAACAACCCGGCTGAAACGATCGCGGATGTGACGACCGACGAGTTCGTGAGAGTCATGGTCACAAATGCCCTGAGCCCCATGCGGGTTATCGAGAGCCTGGAGCAATATGTGCCTGCCACGGGTCTGATTGGCGTGATGTCATCCGGGCAGGGCAGCATTGCCAACAATGAAACCGGGCAGCGTGAGGTGTACCGGGGCAGCAAGGCGGCCTTGAACATGTTCATGCGCAGCTTCGCGGCCCGCCATTCGGGGACATCGCGTGCGATGGTAACAATGGCTCCGGGCTGGGTCCGCACCGAACTGGGGGGTCCGGATGGACGGCTGAGTATCGAGGAAAGCGTGCCGAGCCTGGTGAACGTCCTTCTGTCGAAGCAGGGAAAGCCTGGACTGGAATATCTCGACTATCTCGGCCGAACCGTCCCTTGGTGA